The genomic region tacattgtttaatttaaaaatagaaagaaaactAATTGTCACTCACTGAATAGCCAATGTTGGTTTGGGATAAACATTCTCGATTTCACATTCCAAATGTGTTTCATTTTGGATGCGCTTATGCtggagtgtgtgtgtataattttgtatatcaaTTATATGCAATTCTTTATCCATGGATATTGTCTTTTTATCCGTTTGAATATTGCACTTGTATGTACCAGATGTCTCAATCGATGGTTTTAGCAGTAGTATGCCACTTTCTTCATCATTCGGATCGGATGATAAGGGGTCTACTTCACCTCTAAATTCTGgctataattttgtttaataaagatattacgataattatgaatttaaaaaataataattatattatatcttACGATAACATTTACGCCATGTCCTTTGATGTATTGGAAAaccactttattatctttagtCCATTTGACAACGAGCGAATTACTTTCTTCCTCCACTTTAAAGTGACAATTCATAGGTATCGGTTCAACATTTTCATCTTCGATAACAACTAGTGAGGGTCCTTCGATTTCGGTTAATACTAGACAGTTGACTTC from Bactrocera tryoni isolate S06 chromosome 3, CSIRO_BtryS06_freeze2, whole genome shotgun sequence harbors:
- the LOC120771335 gene encoding butyrophilin subfamily 1 member A1; the protein is MNWLLVSVITVLTVALFKEVNCLVLTEIEGPSLVVIEDENVEPIPMNCHFKVEEESNSLVVKWTKDNKVVFQYIKGHGVNVIPEFRGEVDPLSSDPNDEESGILLLKPSIETSGTYKCNIQTDKKTISMDKELHIIDIQNYTHTLQHKRIQNETHLECEIENVYPKPTLAIQTFNGEQIQIIASDVNLLDDGKFQASATAVIRTDDDSTDEYQCVSMFNGLSFNLTTNIISGSVSSRRPEWSHLLLTVLIALVTYEKFSY